The following nucleotide sequence is from Mycobacterium sp. Z3061.
CTTGAACGACCTGAGCACCTCCCAGCCGGGTTCGTGGCGCACCGCCGCCGCGTCCAGGCCGTAACGCAACTCGCCGCCGGGATCGGCCGCTATCACCGACGGCCACGTGTCGACGCCGTCGTAGGCGACGACCGGGTAATTGCCCCGGTCGACGATCGCTGCGACGGTGTGGGTGGTGCCGAAGTCGATACCGACTCTCATTCCGCACAATTCTAGGGCCCGGCAAGGCAGTTCGGCACCATCCCGGCACCAGCGCGCCGCCGCGGGTGCGGTGACGCGGCGCTGAATCGTTCCTGGCCAGCCGATACGCAAGTGTTTTCGGGAACGTAAGTTGGCGACCTAAGTCCCTAGTGGGACCGCATGCGCGTTGCGCAAGCTGAACCCGCCGGCATTGCGCAAAGTAGAGGAAGCCGCCGATGGTTTCAGTTGAGTTGGAGAGGGTCACCAAGCTGCTGCGATCCGTCGGCGAGTTCTTCGCGATGTCACTGGACACGTTCGTGGCCATGTTCAAGCTGCCGTTTCCATGGCGCGAATTCCTGCTGCAGAGCTGGTTCGTGGCACGGGTCTCACTGATTCCGACGCTGCTGCTGACCATTCCGTTCACGGTGCTGGTGGTCTTCACCCTCAACATCCTGTTGGTGGAGTTCGGTGCCGCCGACTTCTCCGGCACCGGCGCGGCGACCGCCTCGGTGACCCAGATCGGCCCGGTGGTGACGGTTCTCGTCGTCGCCGGCACCGGGGCCACCGCCATGTGCGCCGACCTCGGTTCCCGCGCGATCCACGACGAGCTCAACGCGTTACGAGTGATGGGCGTGGACCCCATTCGCCGGCTGGCGGCGCCCCGGGTGTTGGCCGCCACCGTTGTCGCGGTGTCCCTGGTGTCGCTGGTGACCCTGGTGGGTCTGGCCGGCTCGTTCGTCTTCTCGGTATTCGTTCAGCACGTCACTCCCGGGGCCTTCGCCGCCGGTCTGACACTGATCACGCACCTGCCCGATCTGATCCTCGGCCTGGTCAAAGGTGCGCTGTTCGGGATGGCGGCGGCCCTGATCGCCTGCTACAAGGGCATTTCCGTGAGCAAGGGGCCGCAGGGCGTGGGCAACGCCGTCAACGAGACGGTCGTCTACTCCTTCATCGCCCTGTTCCTGATCAACATCGTCGCCACCGCGGTCTTCTACACGGGGCCGCAATGAACGTGGTGGCGAGCTGGAATCACGTTGGCGCCCAGGTGGCTTTCTACGCCCGGACATTCGCAGAGATGCGTACCGCCTTCCGGCGGTACGGCAGAGAGATGGTACGACTCGTCGCCCAGATGAGCATGGGCACCGGAGCGCTGGCAGTGATCGGCGGGACGGTGGTCATCGTCGGCTTCCTGACCCTCTCGACCGGAGCCGTGATCGCCGTTCAGGGCTACAACCAGCTGTCGGGCATCGGCGTGGAAGCGATGACAGGCTTCATCTCCGCCTACGTCAACGTCCGGATCATCGCTCCGGCGGTGGCCGGGGTGGGCCTGGCCGCCACCATCGGGGCCGGCTCCACCGCGCAACTGGGGGCGATGAGCATCGCCGACGAAATCGACGCACTGGAAGTAATGGCGGTCCGCTCGGTGGCCTACCTGGTCTCCACCCGGGTGGTGGCCGGTGTCGTCGTGGTCATCCCGCTGTACTGCGTGGCTGTGGTGTGCGCCTTTCAGGCCGCGCGATTCGGAACCACCAGGCTCTATGGACAGTCCACCGGCGTGTACGACCACTACTTCCACACCTTCCTCAACTCGATCGATCTGCTCTGGTCGTTCGTCACGGTGATCGTCGCGGCGATCGCAATCATGTTGGTGCACACCTATTACGGCTACACCGCACGCGGTGGTCCCGCCGGGGTGGGGGAGGCGGTGGGCCACTCCGTGCGCACTTCGTTGATCGTATTGACCCTTGTGGTGCTTGCGATTTCGCTGTCCGTCCACGGCCAGTCCGGTCACTTCAACTTGTCGGGCTAGCGGGCGGATCGGGGTCGGCATGCAGGAGCCACGACCAGGGGGAATGCATCCCGCATGGTGGACCCTCATACTGCTCGTGTCGACGATCGGCGTCGTCGCGGCGACCTCGGCGCTGTTCAGTGGGTCGTTCAAATCCTATGTTCCGGTCACCTTGGTCTCGGACCGGGCCGGCCTGGTGATGGACCGCGGCGGCAAGGTCAAGATGCGCGGCGTGCAGGTGGGCCGGGTCGGCGCCGTCAGCACCGGCAAAGACGAGGTGCGCCTGCGGCTGGACATCTACCCGGCAGAGATCAGGCACATCCCGGCGAACGTGCGGGCCCGCATCCGGGCGACCACGCTGTTCAGCGCCAAATATGTCGACCTGGTCTACCCCAGTGACCCCAGCGGCCGACACCTGGCCGCCGGCGCTGCGATCAGGGTCGACAGCGTCGGCACCGAGGTCAACACGATGTTCGCCAACCTGGTCAAGGTGCTCAGCCAGATCGACCCGGCCAAACTGAACGGGGTGCTGTCGGCGCTGGCTGAAGGGCTGCGCGGACACGGGGCAGCCATCGGTCAGGGCATCACCGATGCCAATGAGGTGCTCCGGGCGGTCAACCCGCGCGCGGAGATGATCCGCGCCGACACCCGGGCGGCCGGCAGCGTCGCCGACACGTATAGTGCTGCGGCACAGGACATTCTGCGAACG
It contains:
- a CDS encoding ABC transporter permease, whose translation is MVSVELERVTKLLRSVGEFFAMSLDTFVAMFKLPFPWREFLLQSWFVARVSLIPTLLLTIPFTVLVVFTLNILLVEFGAADFSGTGAATASVTQIGPVVTVLVVAGTGATAMCADLGSRAIHDELNALRVMGVDPIRRLAAPRVLAATVVAVSLVSLVTLVGLAGSFVFSVFVQHVTPGAFAAGLTLITHLPDLILGLVKGALFGMAAALIACYKGISVSKGPQGVGNAVNETVVYSFIALFLINIVATAVFYTGPQ
- a CDS encoding ABC transporter permease; the encoded protein is MNVVASWNHVGAQVAFYARTFAEMRTAFRRYGREMVRLVAQMSMGTGALAVIGGTVVIVGFLTLSTGAVIAVQGYNQLSGIGVEAMTGFISAYVNVRIIAPAVAGVGLAATIGAGSTAQLGAMSIADEIDALEVMAVRSVAYLVSTRVVAGVVVVIPLYCVAVVCAFQAARFGTTRLYGQSTGVYDHYFHTFLNSIDLLWSFVTVIVAAIAIMLVHTYYGYTARGGPAGVGEAVGHSVRTSLIVLTLVVLAISLSVHGQSGHFNLSG